The genomic segment AATGTACTTTTTAATCGAGTCACTTTTTTGTACAATAGATTCAAGGGTGTATTTTCCTACTTTAGTAGATGGAGGATGGAAGAATGCAGGCTTCGGCCGTCCAACCAAAGCAATATAATAACGCTGTCACGAAATCCAATGTGCTGATTGAGGCGAACTATAAGCTGTCAACGTTGGAACAAAAGATCATTTTGTATTTGATCAGCCAAATTCATAAAGATGACGACGATTTTAAAATGTACAGGCTACCGATACAGGAGTTTTCCGAATTGCTGGGGTATCGGGGCAGCCCAAAATACACAGAGCTGAGGGAAATCACCAAAAACTTAATGAGAAAGGTGCTTGAAATTAGGGAAGGACAGAAGTTTAAGCAAATGAGCTGGGTTTCATATGTGGAATACGATGGAAATTCAGGATATGTCAGCCTGTCTTTTGATCCTCGCTTAAAGCCATATCTTCTACAGCTTAAAAGGGAGTTCACGACGTATCGTTTGAAGAACGTAATGGAGCTGAAAAGCTCTTATTCTATCCGAATGTACGAGCTTTTGAAACGTTGGCAATATGTCGGGGGATTTGAAATTCGGCTCGATGAATTGAGGATGATGGTCGGAGCTGGGAACAAGTACAGGGAATATCACAACTTCAAAAAGCGCGTACTTAATCCAGCGCAACAGGAAATTTCGGAGAAAACGGATATTATGTTTAGTTACGAAGAAATAAGGGAAAAGCGAAAAGTTGTATCAATTCGGTTTCGCATAAAAGAAAAAAACGTTGAGCCAGCTGTTGAGGTGATTGAAGGGAAAAAGGAAGATCATGTTGATGATCAGTATCTGCAGTTTTTGGCTGTTTTGCAGGCATACGATCGATACATAACAGAAAAGCAATTCGCTAAGATTGCTGTTCTAGCCCAAAAGGTATTCAGTGACAATTGGCTGGATGAACTAATTCAAACAACCAGGAGCATCTTACAACGTAAAGATATTCGCGAACCGATCGCTTTTCTCACGTATTTCTTGAATGAAAAAGTGCAGCGTATCCAAGCTGGAGTTAATCCTAATGAAGTGACAATCCATAAGGACGTCAAGGTTGTCCGCCGGGAAATTGTGCCTGATTGGCTTCAGGACTATGAGGAGAAACTCGCTGCAGAGAGCGCCAGAAGCAAGGAATCTGATGAAGATATTGAACAGATGCGTCGTGACCTTGTGGAGAGGTTGCAGAAGTATAAAAGTTAAGACGAGAGAGTGCCGGCTTTTCCCTGTAGAGTTAGGAGAAGTACGGCACTTATCATTATAGCGAGATGGGAGGGAGCTGATGAAATGGGATTGCGGTTTCGTAAAAGTGTTAAAATTGCGCCGGGAGTCAGGATGAATATTGGTAAAAAAGGTGTGAGTATGTCTTTCGGAGGAAAAGGACTCAGAGTCAATACGAGTTCGAGAGGAGTTTCAGTCAGTAGCAGTATTCCGGGCACCGGGATTTCTTATCGAAAACAAATATACAGCACACGGAAAAAAAGACCTCAACGGAC from the Geobacillus genomosp. 3 genome contains:
- a CDS encoding replication initiation protein, which translates into the protein MQASAVQPKQYNNAVTKSNVLIEANYKLSTLEQKIILYLISQIHKDDDDFKMYRLPIQEFSELLGYRGSPKYTELREITKNLMRKVLEIREGQKFKQMSWVSYVEYDGNSGYVSLSFDPRLKPYLLQLKREFTTYRLKNVMELKSSYSIRMYELLKRWQYVGGFEIRLDELRMMVGAGNKYREYHNFKKRVLNPAQQEISEKTDIMFSYEEIREKRKVVSIRFRIKEKNVEPAVEVIEGKKEDHVDDQYLQFLAVLQAYDRYITEKQFAKIAVLAQKVFSDNWLDELIQTTRSILQRKDIREPIAFLTYFLNEKVQRIQAGVNPNEVTIHKDVKVVRREIVPDWLQDYEEKLAAESARSKESDEDIEQMRRDLVERLQKYKS